From Chitinophagales bacterium, the proteins below share one genomic window:
- a CDS encoding sulfite exporter TauE/SafE family protein: MIVQQAVVIALIGIAAGLLSGLLGLGGAIIIIPALVMLLGYSQQLAQGTALVMMVLPVGALAAYKYYQNGFVDVKSALIMAVFFFVGGYLGARFATQVPQEILKKVFAVMLIVISVKMLFLDKH, encoded by the coding sequence ATGATTGTCCAACAAGCTGTAGTTATCGCCTTGATTGGTATAGCGGCCGGACTTCTGAGCGGCTTGCTTGGTCTCGGCGGTGCCATTATCATCATTCCTGCACTGGTAATGCTCTTAGGATACTCACAGCAGCTGGCACAGGGCACTGCTTTAGTGATGATGGTATTGCCTGTCGGCGCGCTGGCTGCTTATAAATATTATCAAAACGGATTTGTTGATGTTAAATCAGCCCTCATCATGGCCGTTTTCTTTTTCGTCGGCGGCTACCTTGGGGCAAGATTTGCCACACAGGTGCCGCAAGAAATACTGAAAAAGGTATTTGCTGTGATGCTGATCGTCATCTCCGTCAAGATGTTGTTCCTTGACAAACACTGA
- a CDS encoding DUF2892 domain-containing protein, translating into MKSNVSNADRIVRILVAVVVAALYFTNLISGTTAIILIIIGAVLLLTSLINFCPLYYVLGLSTRKKKQ; encoded by the coding sequence ATGAAGTCCAATGTTTCAAATGCTGACAGAATTGTCAGGATCCTTGTAGCGGTAGTTGTAGCCGCCTTGTATTTTACCAACCTGATCAGTGGTACCACCGCTATTATTTTGATCATCATCGGAGCAGTATTATTGCTGACCTCGCTGATCAACTTCTGCCCGTTATATTATGTACTTGGACTTTCTACACGCAAAAAAAAGCAATAA
- a CDS encoding Crp/Fnr family transcriptional regulator encodes MELDNLAEFKSFPEISKKIAAFSIPKTFAEGEVILSENAYIKSIPIVTSGSVRVMRADDDDREILLYYIRSGESCIMSFLGGIHHDTSKVKAVAEEETDVLLLPIDKVGLLIREYPEWLDYIFRLYHKRFEELLEVVNAVAFKKMDERLLNFIRAKCELTQSKTLYLTHEQLAHELGTARVVVSRLLKQLEDEGILKLGRNKISLV; translated from the coding sequence ATGGAACTGGATAACCTTGCAGAATTTAAGTCGTTTCCTGAAATAAGTAAAAAGATTGCTGCATTCAGCATCCCCAAAACATTTGCAGAAGGAGAAGTGATCTTGAGCGAGAATGCTTATATAAAATCCATTCCCATCGTTACCAGCGGAAGTGTAAGGGTAATGCGAGCAGATGACGACGACAGGGAAATTCTGCTTTATTATATCCGATCCGGAGAAAGCTGTATCATGTCTTTCCTGGGAGGCATACATCATGACACAAGCAAGGTAAAAGCCGTGGCGGAAGAAGAAACCGACGTGCTGTTGCTGCCAATAGATAAGGTGGGTTTGCTGATCAGGGAATATCCGGAATGGCTGGACTATATCTTCCGCTTGTATCATAAACGGTTCGAAGAGCTGCTGGAGGTGGTGAATGCTGTTGCTTTTAAGAAAATGGATGAGCGGCTGTTAAACTTTATCAGGGCAAAGTGTGAGCTCACCCAAAGTAAAACACTTTACCTGACACATGAGCAGCTGGCGCATGAGCTGGGCACTGCGAGGGTAGTAGTTTCCAGGCTGCTGAAACAACTGGAAGATGAAGGCATCCTGAAGCTGGGCAGAAATAAAATTTCGCTTGTGTAA
- a CDS encoding efflux RND transporter periplasmic adaptor subunit, with product MTRSFIFIILISVLSCNHKEEKIKPTIASITSSVYASGIVKSKNQYQVFPTVSGIISDVWITEGDTVAAGTALMAISSEMQRLSTENAALAAAYSDYNANQGKLNEAGQVTELAASKMKLDSSLYYRQLALWKQDIGTKAELEQRELAYKNSKTAYLSAVEKYNDLKRQLDFASAQSKKNLLISSKLQSDYTIKSEIDGIVYDLKITKGDIATPQIPVAVIGDADNFILEMQVDENDILRIRTGLTVLVMMDSYHDSVFEAVITRIIPLMNERSKTFLVEAAFKEDPGILYPNLTFEANIVVEKKEKAMLIPRNYLLNDSIAIRSNGEQVKVKTGIKDFRNIEILSGLHEDEELIKPAE from the coding sequence ATGACCAGGTCATTTATTTTTATCATCCTGATAAGTGTTCTTTCGTGTAATCACAAAGAAGAAAAAATAAAGCCTACCATCGCCTCCATTACATCCTCCGTATATGCTTCCGGTATTGTTAAAAGCAAGAATCAGTACCAGGTGTTTCCTACCGTCAGTGGCATAATCAGTGATGTATGGATAACGGAGGGCGATACGGTTGCTGCCGGAACTGCATTAATGGCCATATCCAGTGAAATGCAGCGGCTAAGCACGGAAAATGCAGCGCTCGCCGCAGCCTATTCTGACTATAATGCCAACCAGGGAAAGCTGAATGAGGCCGGCCAGGTGACTGAACTCGCTGCAAGCAAAATGAAGCTCGATTCATCGCTGTACTACCGGCAGCTGGCATTGTGGAAGCAGGATATCGGAACAAAAGCCGAACTGGAGCAACGGGAACTCGCTTATAAGAATTCGAAAACCGCATACCTTTCCGCAGTTGAAAAATACAATGACCTTAAACGCCAGCTTGACTTTGCTTCCGCGCAATCGAAAAAAAATCTTTTGATCTCGAGCAAACTGCAAAGCGACTATACCATAAAAAGTGAAATCGATGGCATCGTTTACGACCTTAAAATAACAAAGGGAGATATCGCGACACCGCAAATACCGGTAGCTGTAATTGGAGATGCAGACAATTTTATTCTCGAAATGCAGGTAGATGAAAATGATATCCTGCGAATCCGCACCGGGTTAACCGTGCTGGTGATGATGGACAGCTACCACGACAGTGTTTTTGAAGCCGTTATCACCAGGATCATACCATTGATGAATGAACGCAGCAAAACATTTTTGGTGGAAGCGGCATTCAAAGAGGATCCCGGAATACTATATCCGAATCTCACATTTGAGGCAAATATCGTGGTTGAAAAAAAGGAAAAAGCCATGTTGATTCCAAGAAATTATCTGTTAAATGATTCCATCGCGATACGCAGCAATGGCGAACAGGTAAAAGTAAAAACCGGCATTAAAGATTTCAGGAATATCGAAATTCTGTCCGGCCTGCATGAAGACGAGGAACTCATCAAACCTGCAGAATGA
- a CDS encoding ABC transporter permease: MKPLLITRISFALLMARWKQTLVAAIGVTFSITMFISLLSFMSGLNHLLDGLIINRTPHIRLYNEIQPSKYQPIERSEKYRHYYNFISSIKPKTERLEIHNNTAIMHALNNDSRVSGIAPKITAPVIYNVGPIDLTGVINGIDVEAENRLFLFHEYVTTGNYIDLKNIPNSIILGKGAAEKMMAGIGDVIQVTTTRGERIRLKVVGYFQSGIRDIDNVQSYASITTVQKLMGEAGSFITDIQVKLKDIQLAPQMAKEYAGLFEIDALDIKKANAQFETGSFIRTLISYSVGITLLIVAGFGIYNILNMMIYEKMDSIAILKATGFSGSDVNMIFIVIALSIGVFGGALGLIFGYGLSALIDQVPFNTEALPTTKTYPVDYNIMFYIIGGLFSLITTYLAGYFPSRKASRIDPVIIIRGK, encoded by the coding sequence ATGAAACCACTGCTCATAACAAGAATTTCCTTTGCACTCCTGATGGCACGCTGGAAACAAACCCTCGTAGCGGCCATTGGTGTTACCTTCAGCATTACCATGTTCATCAGCCTCCTGAGTTTCATGTCGGGACTGAACCATCTGCTCGACGGACTCATCATAAACAGGACACCGCATATCAGGTTATACAATGAAATCCAGCCATCAAAGTATCAGCCTATTGAACGGTCGGAGAAGTACCGCCACTATTATAACTTTATTAGTTCGATCAAACCAAAGACGGAACGGCTGGAGATTCATAACAATACAGCCATCATGCATGCGCTGAATAATGATAGCAGGGTTTCAGGCATTGCACCGAAAATCACAGCACCGGTGATATACAATGTTGGCCCTATTGATCTCACCGGCGTAATCAACGGCATTGATGTGGAAGCTGAAAACAGGTTGTTCCTGTTTCATGAGTATGTAACCACCGGTAACTACATTGATCTTAAGAATATTCCGAACAGTATTATTCTGGGAAAAGGCGCTGCGGAAAAAATGATGGCCGGCATTGGCGATGTGATACAGGTAACCACTACAAGGGGTGAGCGTATACGACTGAAAGTGGTGGGATATTTTCAATCCGGCATCAGGGATATCGATAATGTGCAAAGCTACGCATCCATCACAACGGTGCAGAAGCTGATGGGTGAAGCCGGCAGTTTTATTACCGACATACAGGTAAAACTGAAGGATATTCAACTGGCACCGCAGATGGCGAAAGAGTATGCCGGTTTATTTGAGATTGATGCGCTGGATATCAAAAAAGCGAATGCACAATTTGAAACCGGCAGTTTTATCAGAACACTGATTTCTTATTCAGTGGGGATCACGCTGTTGATTGTTGCAGGCTTTGGCATTTACAATATCCTCAACATGATGATTTATGAAAAAATGGATTCCATTGCCATTTTAAAAGCTACAGGATTTTCAGGCAGTGATGTTAATATGATTTTTATCGTAATTGCATTGAGCATTGGTGTTTTCGGTGGTGCATTAGGACTGATATTCGGGTACGGGCTTTCTGCATTGATTGATCAGGTACCTTTCAATACGGAAGCATTACCTACAACAAAAACTTATCCTGTTGACTATAATATTATGTTTTACATCATCGGCGGATTATTTTCATTGATAACTACGTACCTCGCAGGTTATTTCCCATCTCGGAAGGCCAGCAGGATAGATCCTGTAATCATCATCAGGGGGAAGTAA
- a CDS encoding ABC transporter ATP-binding protein: MAQHILEVNRVSKYFHDPVKMQVLRDVSFSVKPGEFVSITGKSGCGKSTLLYIISTMDTDFEGELFIEGNNMRNLKESALARVRNEKIGFVFQFHYLLNEFSVLKNVMLPGMKLGKFPEEQIEQMAYEKLRILGIEQEAHKKPNQLSGGQKQRVAIARALINDPVIIMGDEPTGNLDKTNSEIVFNIFRELSENYNQSMLIVTHDIEFAQRTNRIIEMEDGKIVAVS, translated from the coding sequence ATGGCGCAGCACATACTGGAAGTAAACCGGGTTTCGAAATATTTTCATGATCCTGTGAAAATGCAGGTGCTTCGTGATGTCAGCTTTTCTGTTAAGCCAGGCGAATTTGTATCCATCACCGGCAAATCGGGTTGCGGGAAATCGACACTACTGTATATCATTTCCACCATGGACACCGATTTTGAAGGTGAGCTGTTTATCGAAGGCAACAATATGAGAAACCTGAAAGAATCAGCATTGGCGCGTGTTCGAAATGAAAAGATCGGCTTTGTGTTTCAGTTTCATTATTTGCTGAATGAATTTTCCGTTCTGAAAAATGTAATGCTGCCCGGCATGAAGCTCGGGAAATTCCCTGAAGAGCAAATTGAACAAATGGCCTATGAAAAACTCAGGATACTCGGCATTGAGCAGGAAGCGCATAAAAAACCTAATCAGCTTTCAGGCGGTCAGAAGCAACGTGTGGCTATAGCCCGCGCACTGATCAATGATCCTGTCATAATTATGGGCGATGAACCGACAGGTAACCTCGATAAAACGAACAGTGAAATTGTATTTAATATTTTTAGGGAACTATCGGAAAATTACAACCAATCAATGCTCATTGTAACACATGACATTGAGTTTGCGCAACGGACAAACCGTATTATTGAAATGGAAGACGGGAAGATTGTTGCGGTGTCGTGA
- a CDS encoding cation-translocating P-type ATPase has product MTRINFDIPGLNSEQIAQAREKHGTNSLYFKRESVWLHAFKSLVREPMVILLLLASGIYFISSNTGDGIFLAAAIVLVATISLYQDSRSRRALHKLKSFTAPVCRVIRNAAVEEIKAEELVIGDCMMVEEGTAVPADGIIIHSNDFSVNESVLTGESMPVYKDHSTDDHFVYRGTTVSSGLAIATVTAIGNETRLGKIGKSVESIKAEQTPLEFQIGNFVKKMVIAGTIVFLVVWAINFFNTQNIIESLLRALTLAMSILPEEIPVAFTTFMALGAWRLMKMGIVVKQMKTVETLGSATVICTDKTGTITENRMSLAKIFSLAGGKISAPDKITDEHDKQLIRLAMWASEPIPFDPMEVALHDAYLKTVTLDERPTYRLRHEYPLSGVPPMMTHLFEDEQGNRIIAAKGAPEAIFKVSGLPDSLLNEVTAALSSMTANGYRVLGVAEAQFSGDQFPQTQQEFKFQFKGLIAFYDPPREMMDSVIKDFYAAGIRVKILTGDNAATTMSIARQIGLAGCEASLNGEELMKMKDHEMMEAISRISIFTRMFPDAKLKVITALKASHEIVAMTGDGVNDGPALKAAHIGIAMGRRGAELAKETASLVLMEDDLSKMVDAVAMGRRIYSNLKKAIQYIISIHIPIILTVFIPLALGWKFPNIFSPIHIIFMELIMGPTCSIIYENEPIEKNLMLQKPRSFTTTFFNWSELATSILQGLIITAGTLIVYQLAVYHGYSEALTRSMVFTALITANIFLTLVNRSFYYSMITTLQYRNHLVLLITFVTTLIAGLLLGVKPLSDFFGFEWPGTNLLIMSAGVGFLSVTWFELVKWGKRIRQKRQYSLP; this is encoded by the coding sequence ATGACCAGGATTAATTTTGATATACCGGGATTGAATAGTGAACAAATAGCTCAGGCCCGGGAAAAGCATGGCACTAACAGCTTATACTTTAAAAGGGAGAGCGTTTGGCTGCATGCCTTTAAGAGCCTGGTGAGGGAACCGATGGTGATCCTGCTCTTGCTGGCATCGGGTATCTACTTCATCAGTAGCAATACGGGAGATGGAATTTTCCTGGCTGCTGCTATTGTGTTGGTAGCTACTATATCACTATATCAGGATTCCAGAAGCAGGAGAGCATTGCATAAACTAAAAAGTTTCACGGCGCCTGTGTGCAGGGTGATAAGGAACGCCGCCGTTGAAGAGATAAAAGCAGAAGAACTGGTTATTGGTGACTGCATGATGGTGGAGGAGGGAACAGCAGTGCCGGCAGATGGTATCATCATTCATTCCAACGATTTTTCGGTGAATGAGTCTGTTCTGACAGGTGAATCAATGCCGGTATATAAGGACCATTCGACGGATGATCATTTTGTTTACCGTGGTACCACCGTTTCTTCCGGCCTTGCCATCGCCACGGTTACAGCAATCGGAAATGAAACGAGGCTGGGAAAAATAGGGAAGAGTGTTGAGTCTATCAAGGCAGAACAGACACCGCTTGAATTCCAGATCGGAAATTTTGTAAAGAAAATGGTGATAGCAGGCACTATTGTGTTCCTGGTTGTCTGGGCGATCAACTTTTTTAATACCCAAAATATCATTGAAAGCCTGCTGCGGGCACTCACGCTGGCCATGAGTATTCTTCCCGAAGAAATACCGGTGGCATTCACCACTTTTATGGCATTGGGTGCATGGCGGTTGATGAAAATGGGTATTGTAGTAAAGCAGATGAAAACAGTGGAAACGCTTGGAAGCGCGACGGTGATCTGCACTGATAAAACGGGCACCATCACAGAAAACCGAATGAGCCTGGCGAAAATATTTTCTTTAGCAGGGGGAAAAATATCTGCACCGGACAAAATCACTGATGAACATGATAAGCAACTTATCAGGCTGGCTATGTGGGCAAGCGAACCAATACCTTTTGATCCAATGGAGGTGGCATTACATGATGCGTATCTGAAAACTGTTACCCTTGATGAACGCCCGACTTACAGGTTGCGCCATGAATATCCGCTTTCCGGTGTCCCGCCGATGATGACTCATCTTTTTGAAGATGAACAGGGCAACAGGATCATTGCCGCAAAGGGTGCACCTGAAGCCATCTTTAAGGTTTCCGGTTTGCCTGATTCCCTTTTGAATGAAGTGACGGCAGCATTGAGCAGTATGACGGCAAACGGATACCGTGTTTTAGGAGTAGCGGAAGCGCAATTTTCAGGTGATCAATTCCCGCAGACACAGCAGGAATTTAAATTCCAGTTTAAAGGCCTTATTGCCTTCTATGATCCACCCCGAGAAATGATGGATAGCGTCATCAAAGATTTCTATGCTGCCGGTATCCGTGTCAAGATCCTTACCGGTGACAATGCCGCCACTACGATGTCTATTGCCAGGCAAATCGGGCTGGCAGGCTGCGAGGCAAGCCTGAATGGTGAGGAATTGATGAAAATGAAGGATCATGAAATGATGGAAGCGATCAGTCGTATCAGCATATTTACGCGTATGTTCCCGGATGCGAAGCTGAAAGTGATTACCGCATTGAAGGCCAGCCATGAAATAGTGGCCATGACAGGTGATGGTGTGAATGATGGACCTGCCTTAAAAGCTGCACACATCGGAATAGCCATGGGAAGGAGAGGAGCTGAACTGGCGAAGGAGACAGCATCATTGGTTTTGATGGAAGATGACCTGTCGAAGATGGTAGATGCAGTGGCTATGGGCAGGAGAATCTACAGCAACCTCAAAAAGGCGATACAATACATCATTTCTATTCACATTCCCATCATACTTACAGTTTTCATACCATTGGCCTTGGGATGGAAGTTTCCCAATATCTTTTCCCCAATCCATATCATCTTCATGGAGTTGATTATGGGGCCAACCTGTTCTATAATTTATGAGAATGAGCCGATAGAGAAAAACCTGATGCTGCAGAAGCCACGGTCTTTCACCACCACATTTTTCAACTGGTCGGAACTGGCTACCAGTATTCTGCAGGGGTTAATCATAACAGCCGGCACATTAATAGTATATCAGCTGGCAGTTTACCATGGATATAGTGAAGCACTCACAAGAAGCATGGTCTTCACTGCACTGATTACCGCTAATATCTTTCTTACACTGGTAAACCGTTCGTTTTATTACTCGATGATAACCACGCTGCAGTATCGCAACCACCTCGTCTTGCTCATCACTTTTGTCACAACATTGATAGCTGGCCTGCTGCTCGGTGTCAAGCCGTTGTCAGATTTCTTCGGTTTCGAATGGCCCGGTACCAACCTGCTGATCATGAGTGCCGGAGTTGGGTTCCTGTCGGTTACCTGGTTCGAGTTGGTAAAATGGGGAAAGCGCATAAGGCAAAAGAGGCAGTATAGTTTGCCATGA
- a CDS encoding ribonuclease HII, whose product MKLKNHFQEAETEAGCDEAGRGCLAGPVFAAAVILPAGFYHPWLNDSKQMSEERRYALRPVIEQEAIAFAVAHTSPLIIDRINILRASILAMHKALSLLETQPSLILIDGNRFRKYRQIPHHCIIKGDSIYSAIAAASVLAKTYRDDYMIRLHEKYPHYGWDQNKGYPTFSHREAIAAHGTTVHHRQSFRMQKPQARQTVLFMPDPQA is encoded by the coding sequence ATGAAGCTGAAAAATCATTTTCAGGAAGCTGAAACGGAAGCAGGCTGCGATGAAGCTGGTCGCGGTTGCTTAGCCGGGCCGGTTTTCGCTGCTGCAGTTATTCTGCCGGCCGGGTTTTATCATCCCTGGTTGAATGATTCAAAGCAGATGAGTGAAGAACGCAGGTATGCCCTGCGTCCGGTTATAGAACAAGAGGCAATAGCCTTCGCTGTTGCTCATACCTCACCTTTGATAATTGACAGAATAAATATCCTTCGGGCTTCCATTCTCGCTATGCATAAAGCGCTGTCACTTCTTGAAACACAACCTTCACTGATACTGATAGACGGTAACCGATTTAGGAAATACCGGCAGATACCTCATCATTGTATCATAAAAGGGGATAGCATTTATTCCGCTATTGCAGCGGCATCCGTACTTGCCAAAACTTATCGTGATGATTATATGATCAGGCTGCATGAAAAATATCCTCATTACGGATGGGATCAAAACAAGGGTTATCCAACTTTCTCTCATCGCGAAGCCATAGCCGCGCATGGTACAACTGTTCATCACCGGCAATCCTTCAGGATGCAGAAGCCGCAGGCAAGGCAGACCGTATTGTTTATGCCGGATCCGCAGGCCTGA
- a CDS encoding lytic transglycosylase domain-containing protein: protein MKLERILKRVAQVLTLITVGLGIFFTLGSQKIENAPDDIKYRYEEVRSPFDNKIYPLKVPEQMDFAGEPVPLTDEDIRERIDRELLVNMYWHSQTLYIMKQFNQVIQIIEPILEKNGVPHDFVYLCVAESGLQYNATSPSGAVGLWQFMKPTGLKYNLTINDEVDERMNYEKSTEAACKYLLEAKAKFGNWTMAAASFNMGIDGLAGISEKQDSKNYYDLYLNRETGRYIYRILAMKEVLSNPRKYGFFLESDDLYAPYSYRTVPVDSSIKNLTAFAKEQGTNYKMLRLMNPWLIGYTLTNKEGRRYDLKIPEIN from the coding sequence ATGAAGCTCGAACGCATCTTAAAGCGAGTGGCCCAGGTGTTGACTTTAATCACTGTGGGACTGGGCATTTTTTTTACCCTCGGATCCCAGAAAATTGAGAATGCGCCCGATGATATTAAGTACCGGTATGAGGAAGTCAGGTCACCCTTTGATAATAAAATTTATCCGCTCAAGGTACCGGAACAAATGGACTTTGCCGGCGAGCCGGTTCCGTTAACAGATGAAGATATCCGGGAGCGGATTGACCGTGAGTTGCTGGTGAATATGTACTGGCATTCTCAAACGCTTTATATCATGAAGCAGTTTAACCAGGTCATCCAAATCATTGAACCAATCCTGGAAAAGAATGGAGTACCACATGATTTTGTTTATTTATGTGTTGCGGAAAGCGGGTTGCAGTATAATGCCACTTCGCCGAGTGGTGCTGTCGGGTTATGGCAATTTATGAAGCCAACAGGATTGAAGTACAACCTGACCATTAATGATGAAGTGGATGAGAGAATGAACTACGAGAAATCAACAGAAGCAGCCTGTAAATATCTGCTTGAAGCCAAAGCAAAGTTTGGTAACTGGACCATGGCCGCCGCTTCTTTCAATATGGGTATCGACGGGTTGGCCGGTATCTCAGAAAAGCAAGACTCAAAGAACTATTACGATCTCTATCTAAATCGCGAAACAGGCAGATATATCTATAGGATTCTTGCCATGAAGGAAGTACTGAGTAATCCAAGAAAGTATGGTTTTTTTCTCGAGTCAGATGACCTTTATGCTCCCTATTCGTATAGGACTGTTCCGGTAGACAGTTCCATTAAGAATCTGACTGCATTTGCCAAAGAACAGGGGACCAATTACAAAATGCTCCGATTGATGAATCCCTGGCTGATTGGCTACACTCTTACCAATAAGGAAGGCCGGCGTTATGACCTGAAGATTCCTGAAATTAATTAG
- a CDS encoding DUF2480 family protein: protein MESTEKLVNRVADSGLITLDLEEYFPQQPKEAFDLKDFLFMGLILKEKDYREALKSFDWGKYRGKNVAVFCSADAIIPVWAYMLAGVYLEPLANRFYFCSVEEMESKIYEETIAGLDVEVFKDQRVIIKGCSDKPVPVSAYLAITRKLRPVARSLMYGEACSNVPLYKQKSGPIPS from the coding sequence ATGGAATCAACCGAAAAACTGGTAAACCGTGTGGCTGACAGCGGACTTATTACGCTGGATCTGGAAGAGTATTTTCCGCAACAGCCTAAAGAGGCCTTCGATCTGAAGGACTTCCTTTTTATGGGACTTATTCTCAAAGAAAAGGACTATCGAGAAGCTTTGAAGTCATTTGACTGGGGAAAGTACAGAGGTAAAAATGTTGCTGTTTTCTGTTCGGCAGACGCCATTATTCCGGTGTGGGCTTATATGTTAGCCGGCGTGTATCTTGAACCGCTGGCTAATAGATTTTATTTCTGCTCAGTCGAAGAAATGGAATCAAAAATTTATGAAGAAACTATCGCTGGATTGGATGTGGAAGTGTTTAAGGATCAGCGTGTTATAATAAAAGGCTGCAGCGATAAACCGGTGCCTGTCTCCGCATACCTGGCAATCACCCGGAAGCTTAGGCCTGTGGCAAGAAGTTTGATGTATGGCGAAGCATGTTCAAACGTACCGCTTTACAAGCAAAAATCAGGTCCAATCCCTTCATAA